CCGCAAATTGCACTGGGTCTATGGCAGAACTTCGGTGGTAACCGTACGTTGGATATTCAGGAAGAGATGATTTTGCGTGCCTTCGACCTCGGAATTAACCATTTCGATCTGGCGAATAACTATGGTCCACCTCCGGGATCAGCGGAAGAGAACTTTGGTGTGATTTATAAAAAACATCTGCGTCCTTATCGGGATGAGCTGCTCATCTCGTCAAAGGCTGGCTATCACATGTGGAATGGACCTTATGGCGAATGGGGTTCCCGCAAAAACCTTATTGCAAGCCTGGATCAAAGCCTTGGCCGGATGGGACTGGACTATGTAGACATTTTCTATCATCACCGTCCAGATCCGGATACACCTTTGGAAGAGACTATGACAGCGCTGGATCATATCGTGCGGCAAGGTAAAGCACTGTATGTGGGGTTGTCCAATTATAATGCAGAACAGACGCAAGAAGCGGTAACCATTCTGCGTCGTCTGGGTACGCCATGTCTGGTCCATCAGCCGAATTACTCCATGTTGAATCGTTGGATTGAAGACGGTTTGCAGGATGTACTGGATGAGCAAGGTGTAGGTTCAATTGCATTCTGCCCACTTGGCCGCGGTCAGTTGACGAATAAATATGTCGACAAGATAAAGGAAGAACGAGCCAATCCAACAGGCAATTTGAAAAAAGAAGCTTACACGGACGAACGGATTGCCAAGTTCGATGCGCTTCAGGCCGTTGCAGAAAGAAGAGGACAGACGATCTCTCAACTGGCTCTGAACTGGATCTTGCGTGGTAACCGTGTTACCTCCGCACTGATTGGTGCAAGCCGTGTGTCCCAGATCGAAGAAAACGTAGCTGCGCTCAGCGCACCGGACCTGACAACGGAGGAGTTGAATGAGATCGAAAGCATTCTTGACGGAATGGGTAATTATCCGTGGTAACATACACAGTATAGCTGTGTGAAAATTATAGTTAGACAAAGATTATGGTAATAAAAAATTAATATGAAATGGTGCCGTCCTGATGACCAGGAAGGTGCCATTTTTTTATATGTCATTTTCTTTATAGGATAAGATCTATTATAATAGTTCATTAATTGACCTATGTTTATTTTTTTGGAATGAGCCTAGTTCATAGCACCTGGTCCTAGGATTTAGGGTATAATATATAGAAGCTTTACATTTGAACTACGAAGGAGAGGCTCCATTTGAACTTTGAACAGTGGATTTCGCCTGAAAGCTATAACCTGACATCCGAGATGGAGAATCATCCATCAGACCGGATTGCACTTAGATGGCTCAGCGATCAACGAGAATTGGAAGAGATCACGTATGGTGATTTATTCAAGCAGGCGAATCGTCTTGCTGGAGGTTTGCGTGAACTTGGACTGGAGAAGGGTGATCGGGTGCTGGTCATGGTACCACGCCGTATCATTGCCTAT
The window above is part of the Paenibacillus sp. 1781tsa1 genome. Proteins encoded here:
- a CDS encoding aldo/keto reductase, which translates into the protein MPYTASEQRYDEMKYVRSGKSGIRLPQIALGLWQNFGGNRTLDIQEEMILRAFDLGINHFDLANNYGPPPGSAEENFGVIYKKHLRPYRDELLISSKAGYHMWNGPYGEWGSRKNLIASLDQSLGRMGLDYVDIFYHHRPDPDTPLEETMTALDHIVRQGKALYVGLSNYNAEQTQEAVTILRRLGTPCLVHQPNYSMLNRWIEDGLQDVLDEQGVGSIAFCPLGRGQLTNKYVDKIKEERANPTGNLKKEAYTDERIAKFDALQAVAERRGQTISQLALNWILRGNRVTSALIGASRVSQIEENVAALSAPDLTTEELNEIESILDGMGNYPW